TTTACCGTTGGATTGGAATTTTCATTCAGTAACCTAAAGAAAATACAGAAATACGTTTTGGGTGGAGGAAGTGCCCAGGTGTTTTTTACCATCATCCTAACTGCTGCACTTATTTGGTTATTAATGCGACCAAGTGTAGAAGAGAGTATTTTTTGGGGATTTTTATATGCGTTGAGCAGTACGGCAATTGTTGTAAAGACCTTACAGGATAGAAATAAGATTACCACCCCACACGGCAAATTCATTCTGGCGGTATTGTTGTTTCAAGATATTATGATCGTGCCATTGATGCTTTTCACGCCAATTTTAGCAGGTGCTGGTGACGACCCTTTGACCGCTTTGTTATGGTTATTGGGGAAGTTGGTATTAATGGGTGGGATTGCTTATGTTTTGGCTAGGTTTGTCATTCCTTTTTTCTTAAAAACGGTGATGAAAGTACAAAGCCAAGAAGTGTTTTTAATTGCCACTGTTTTTATTGTAACGGGCATTGCACTGCTTACGGAACAATTAGGGCTATCACTGGCTCTAGGTGCTTTTATCGCCGGATTGATCATTGCCGAGACCGACTACAACCATATGGCCATATCTTGTTTTTTGCCTTTTCGATATGTATTCATGAGTTTCTTTTTTATCTCTATGGGAATGCTTTTGAACTATGAAATATTCCTGACGGATTTAGGTTGGATCGTTTTCTGGACCTTATTTGCTTTTGCAGTGAAAGCTATTGCCGGAATCTTGGCCGTAAAAGTCATGAAATTGGATTGGAAAACCGCCATAGCTGTTGGGTTTTCAATTGCTCAAATAGGGGAATTTTCCTTTGTGTTGGCACAAAGTGGTTTGGAATACGAACTTATAAGTGCCACAAATTATCAAATATTTTTAGCGGTATCCATTATCCTCATGTCATTGACCCCCTTCATTGTCGGTAACGCAGAAAAAATACAGCCAGCTTTGTTAAAATTAAAATCTAAAAATGCCTAGTCTAAAACTATACGGAACCGATTGGTGTATGAAATCTTCCGCCTTGCGAAACTATATGCAGTCAAAATGGATAACGTTCGAGGACTTTAATGTAGAAACCGATAAGGAAGCCGAAGAAACGGTTCGCTCATTATATGATGGCAAATTAAAATTCCCCACTGTAACCTACGGGCCCGAATTCATCAAAAATCCAAGCGTACAAGAACTCTCTGCATTTCTAGCAAAAAATGGGATTTCAGACTAATGCTATCAAATCCTAAGAGTAAACAATTCATGAAATAATCACAATCTGGACTTCTCAGAATCTGCCCCTGTTTTTGTTTTTGCATCCCTCACTTTCTTATTGCCAAAAGGATAAGAATACGCAACTTGGAAAATTTGGGAAAAACCGGATTCTGGCCTATACCTTACATTAAATATATCCCCAAAAGCTTCCCTAGTGAGGGTGCCTACACGGGAACGTATATCAAACGTCCTGAAAATATCGTTTACCGAAAATTGAAAACTACTTCCATTTT
The nucleotide sequence above comes from Flagellimonas sp. HMM57. Encoded proteins:
- a CDS encoding cation:proton antiporter — its product is MQHHILINICAIFGVATAVIIICKFLKIRYIIGYLITGVLLSPNTSQYFADMEEVDVYAEIGIILLLFTVGLEFSFSNLKKIQKYVLGGGSAQVFFTIILTAALIWLLMRPSVEESIFWGFLYALSSTAIVVKTLQDRNKITTPHGKFILAVLLFQDIMIVPLMLFTPILAGAGDDPLTALLWLLGKLVLMGGIAYVLARFVIPFFLKTVMKVQSQEVFLIATVFIVTGIALLTEQLGLSLALGAFIAGLIIAETDYNHMAISCFLPFRYVFMSFFFISMGMLLNYEIFLTDLGWIVFWTLFAFAVKAIAGILAVKVMKLDWKTAIAVGFSIAQIGEFSFVLAQSGLEYELISATNYQIFLAVSIILMSLTPFIVGNAEKIQPALLKLKSKNA
- a CDS encoding glutaredoxin family protein; translation: MPSLKLYGTDWCMKSSALRNYMQSKWITFEDFNVETDKEAEETVRSLYDGKLKFPTVTYGPEFIKNPSVQELSAFLAKNGISD